The Gemmatimonadaceae bacterium genome includes a window with the following:
- a CDS encoding helix-turn-helix domain-containing protein — translation MSAPRHSAPRVSAAATRPAAPVPVTTILTPSERSAVDAAGHGLYRTMHRTSLDEVRRDLREQSANAVLLSLACCTPRDAIRMAAILREHPRIPMMGLVTSADRVHPQSLLSLGRSGMRIVIDARESGGWHLLRETVATADRAGFTVDSAIADLRQRLVAAGDDCLELFELFFSARPAVHSVRQLAKMVAVHPGTLMSRFHRAGLPSLKSYLDLANLVRAAHRLEDERRSIADVATSLDYSSPQSFGRHVTLVLGMTASAFRERYDCEGMYRRFCDELITPHLGKICALQPLRPAPDGPH, via the coding sequence ATGTCCGCACCGCGACACAGCGCACCGCGCGTCTCCGCCGCCGCCACACGGCCCGCCGCCCCAGTACCCGTCACCACCATCCTCACCCCGTCCGAACGCAGCGCGGTGGATGCCGCCGGACACGGTCTGTATCGCACGATGCACCGCACCTCGCTCGACGAGGTCCGTCGCGACCTCCGCGAACAGTCCGCCAACGCGGTGCTGCTCTCCCTTGCCTGCTGCACGCCACGCGACGCCATCCGGATGGCCGCCATCCTGCGCGAACACCCGCGCATCCCGATGATGGGACTCGTCACCAGCGCCGACCGCGTCCATCCGCAATCGCTGCTCTCGCTCGGCCGCAGCGGCATGCGCATCGTCATCGACGCCCGCGAATCGGGAGGCTGGCACCTGCTGCGCGAGACGGTGGCGACGGCCGACCGCGCTGGGTTCACGGTGGATTCCGCCATCGCAGACCTGCGGCAGCGCCTCGTCGCCGCCGGCGACGACTGCCTCGAACTCTTCGAGCTGTTCTTCAGCGCACGCCCCGCAGTCCACAGCGTGCGGCAACTCGCGAAGATGGTCGCGGTGCACCCTGGCACGCTCATGAGCCGCTTCCATCGCGCCGGACTGCCGTCGCTCAAGTCCTACCTCGACCTCGCGAACCTCGTCCGCGCGGCACACCGGCTCGAGGACGAACGGCGTTCGATCGCCGACGTGGCGACGAGCCTCGACTACTCCTCCCCCCAGAGCTTCGGCCGCCACGTCACACTCGTGCTCGGCATGACGGCATCGGCGTTTCGCGAGCGCTACGACTGCGAGGGGATGTACCGACGCTTCTGCGACGAGCTGATCACCCCGCACCTCGGGAAGATCTGCGCCCTGCAACCCCTGCGACCGGCGCCCGACGGCCCACACTGA